The genomic region CCAAACTGTCCGGGGCTGCTCCAGATTGAGTTGCACAGGTGTGAACTGCTCCACTGCCAAGGTTTGAGCAATAGCTTCTAATCCCTGCTTACGAGCAGACTCATCACCTGATGTTTGAGCAGTAACTTGGCGGTTTTTGGCGATTGCTGCCACGTAAGTTAGGTTTCTCGACTCCAACTGCTTGAGAAAAGGCGTGTTATTACCGTAGCCTGCATCAATTACAGTCACACCCGGTCGATAACCGCGCTTCAAGCATTGGTCAACCAAGTCTAGAGCCAGGTCAGGTTTTTTCTGGAAGTTGGGGTCTGCCTTGCCTTGCTCGAATAAACTTGCGTGTTGATAGAGTGCAACATCTAACGGCAGACGTCGCACTCCATCATACAAGTAGGTAGTCAGCAGCACAATACCATTGTCAGTCTTGCCAATCTCCCCAATGTACTGCCGTCCTACCCCATCAGTAGCCGCACCACTTTTGCGATGTCCCGAATCATCTACAATCAATGTGAAACCTTGACTCGGGGTCGTCTGGCGACACTGGTGCATCACCTCCAACCGCCGATTATTTAGCTTGACTTCATCCCAAGGGGCATTGTTGAGAAAATGTCTGAGGCTGTTGTAGGAGCCATCTACTGTATTTGTGACCAGTTGGCTCAGGTTTTTGCGCTGACTCTCACCCAGCAGTCCCCCTAGATAAACACGAAATTCCTGCCGCTGCTTCTGACGCGAAAATACATCATCAAACCGACGACACCAGTTCTCAAAGCACTGCGGCATCGCTGCTGGTACTTGATCTTTCACCTTACGTTGCTCCTGTCGAGACTGACGTAAAACGCAACTCCTACCCGCATTCTAGCTCAATTTGCTCCATCTTTCTTACAAAGTCCCACTAGATAAACTCCACTCAGAGCTACCACTTCCCAAAGCTGAAAACTATATTTTTCCGAACCAAAGTAAATCAATGCGGCGTATATCGCACCTAATAGAGCGACAAAAGCTAG from Chroococcidiopsis sp. SAG 2025 harbors:
- a CDS encoding IS701 family transposase; the protein is MKDQVPAAMPQCFENWCRRFDDVFSRQKQRQEFRVYLGGLLGESQRKNLSQLVTNTVDGSYNSLRHFLNNAPWDEVKLNNRRLEVMHQCRQTTPSQGFTLIVDDSGHRKSGAATDGVGRQYIGEIGKTDNGIVLLTTYLYDGVRRLPLDVALYQHASLFEQGKADPNFQKKPDLALDLVDQCLKRGYRPGVTVIDAGYGNNTPFLKQLESRNLTYVAAIAKNRQVTAQTSGDESARKQGLEAIAQTLAVEQFTPVQLNLEQPRTVWVALLPVHVPKLEGTRWLAIQLNASSFEQATEVDYFLTNASDNQVSAAWVAQTYSARNWVEVFYREAKGWLGLSEYQVRDALSMKRHWVLVFIAYTFILWHQLTGGFRRRWATKPLQTFAEALEAFRTAVEFRLVRWLNEHVDVFASHRAKFGYIWA